The Mycolicibacterium smegmatis genome has a window encoding:
- a CDS encoding NAD(P)(+) transhydrogenase (Re/Si-specific) subunit beta — protein MNYLVTALYIAAFSLFILGLSGLTGPKTAVRGNLIAAAGMGLAVVATLIKVRDTATVNWVLIVVGLVLGVVLGVPPAKKTKMTAMPQLVALFNGVGGGTVALIAWAEFIETDGFGHFTPDQSPTVALVVGSLFAAIIGSVSFWGSLVAYLKLQESIPKNVEKALVRSAKVFQTSNVVLLLGAIATAAYIGLHAGTGNPLWLIVVVLVLAGIMGLFVVFPIGGADMPVVISLLNALTGLSAAAAGLALNNTAMIVAGMIVGASGSILTNLMAVAMNRSIPAIVFGSFGAGGDTVAVAGGEQGTAKSTSAADAAIQMAYANQVIVVPGYGLAVAQAQHAVKDMAAILESKGVEVKYAIHPVAGRMPGHMNVLLAEADVAYDAMKEMDDVNGEFSRTDVTLVIGANDVTNPAARNDPSSPIHGMPILNVDESKSVIVLKRSMSSGYAGIENPLFFLNHTSMLFGDAKKSVGEVIEELKAL, from the coding sequence ATGAACTATCTGGTCACCGCGCTCTACATCGCGGCATTCTCGCTGTTCATCCTGGGTCTGTCCGGCCTGACCGGGCCCAAGACCGCCGTTCGCGGCAACCTGATCGCCGCGGCCGGTATGGGTCTGGCGGTCGTCGCAACGCTCATCAAGGTCCGCGACACCGCGACCGTGAACTGGGTGCTGATCGTCGTCGGCCTGGTGCTCGGCGTCGTACTCGGCGTTCCGCCGGCCAAGAAGACCAAGATGACGGCGATGCCACAGCTGGTCGCGCTGTTCAACGGCGTCGGCGGCGGCACGGTCGCGCTCATCGCCTGGGCCGAGTTCATCGAGACCGACGGGTTCGGCCACTTCACGCCCGATCAGTCGCCGACGGTCGCGCTGGTGGTCGGATCGCTGTTCGCCGCGATCATCGGTTCGGTGTCGTTCTGGGGCTCGCTGGTCGCGTATCTCAAACTGCAGGAATCGATTCCGAAGAACGTGGAGAAGGCCCTGGTCCGCTCGGCCAAGGTTTTCCAGACGTCCAACGTGGTTCTGCTGCTCGGCGCGATCGCCACCGCGGCGTACATCGGCCTGCACGCCGGTACGGGCAATCCGCTCTGGCTCATCGTGGTGGTGCTGGTGCTCGCCGGGATCATGGGCCTGTTCGTGGTGTTCCCCATCGGCGGCGCCGACATGCCCGTGGTCATCTCACTGCTGAACGCCTTGACCGGATTATCAGCTGCCGCAGCAGGTTTGGCGCTCAACAACACCGCGATGATCGTGGCGGGCATGATCGTCGGTGCGTCCGGTTCCATCCTGACCAACCTCATGGCGGTCGCGATGAACCGGTCCATTCCGGCCATCGTGTTCGGGTCCTTCGGCGCCGGTGGCGACACGGTCGCAGTGGCCGGCGGCGAGCAGGGCACCGCCAAGTCCACCTCGGCGGCCGATGCCGCGATCCAGATGGCCTACGCCAACCAGGTCATCGTGGTGCCCGGCTACGGCCTGGCGGTCGCACAGGCCCAGCACGCCGTGAAGGACATGGCGGCGATCCTGGAGTCCAAGGGCGTCGAGGTGAAGTACGCGATCCACCCGGTGGCGGGCCGCATGCCCGGACACATGAACGTGCTGCTCGCCGAGGCCGACGTCGCGTACGACGCGATGAAGGAGATGGACGACGTGAACGGCGAATTCTCGCGCACCGACGTCACTCTGGTGATCGGCGCCAACGACGTCACCAACCCCGCCGCCCGCAACGACCCGTCGAGCCCGATCCACGGGATGCCCATCCTGAACGTCGACGAGTCCAAGTCGGTGATCGTGCTCAAGCGTTCGATGTCCTCGGGGTACGCCGGGATCGAGAACCCGTTGTTCTTCCTCAACCACACCTCGATGTTGTTCGGGGATGCCAAGAAGTCCGTCGGCGAAGTGATCGAGGAACTCAAGGCGCTGTGA
- a CDS encoding NAD(P) transhydrogenase subunit alpha encodes MYDQLLANLAILVLAGFVGFAVISKVPNTLHTPLMSGTNAIHGIVVLGALIVLGDLPADASWGVRIIAFVALVFGTLNVIGGFLVTDRMLGMFKTRKPEVREAEAAK; translated from the coding sequence ATGTACGACCAACTGTTGGCCAATCTCGCGATCCTGGTGCTTGCCGGGTTCGTCGGATTCGCCGTCATCTCCAAGGTGCCCAACACCTTGCACACGCCCCTGATGTCGGGCACCAACGCCATCCACGGCATCGTCGTGCTGGGCGCCCTGATCGTGCTGGGTGATCTGCCCGCCGACGCGTCGTGGGGCGTGCGCATCATCGCGTTCGTCGCCCTCGTCTTCGGCACGCTCAACGTGATCGGCGGCTTCCTGGTGACCGACCGCATGCTGGGCATGTTCAAGACCCGCAAGCCCGAAGTCCGGGAAGCTGAGGCCGCCAAATGA
- a CDS encoding Re/Si-specific NAD(P)(+) transhydrogenase subunit alpha: MTLIGVPRESAEGERRVALVPKVVEKLSARGLEVVVESAAGAGALFSDADYERAGATIGDPWPADVVVKVNPPTSDEISQLKPGSVLIGFLAPRTQPELASRLRIADVTAFAMESIPRISRAQTMDALSSQANVAGYKAVLLGASLSTRFVPMLTTAAGTVKPASALVLGVGVAGLQALATAKRLGAKTTGYDVRPEVAEQVRSVGAQWLDLGIDAAGEGGYARELSEAERAQQQQALEDAITKFDIVITTALVPGRPAPRLVTAAAATGMQPGSVVVDLAGETGGNCELTEPGRTIVHHGVTITSPLNLPATMPEHASELYAKNVTALLDLLLTDDGVAPDFTDEIVAASCITRTEGDI; the protein is encoded by the coding sequence ATGACGTTGATCGGAGTGCCGCGGGAGTCCGCGGAGGGCGAGCGCCGCGTCGCGCTGGTCCCAAAAGTCGTCGAAAAATTGAGTGCCCGAGGGCTTGAGGTCGTCGTGGAGAGTGCGGCCGGAGCGGGCGCACTGTTCAGCGACGCGGATTACGAGCGAGCGGGGGCCACGATCGGTGATCCGTGGCCGGCGGATGTGGTGGTGAAGGTGAATCCACCCACGTCGGACGAGATCAGCCAGCTCAAGCCCGGTTCGGTACTCATCGGCTTTTTGGCCCCGCGGACACAGCCCGAGCTCGCGTCGCGGCTGCGCATCGCAGATGTCACAGCCTTTGCGATGGAATCGATTCCCCGCATATCCCGTGCGCAGACCATGGACGCGTTGTCGTCTCAGGCCAACGTCGCCGGGTACAAGGCCGTGCTGCTGGGAGCATCGCTGTCGACACGGTTCGTCCCGATGCTGACCACCGCGGCGGGAACGGTCAAACCCGCCAGTGCGCTGGTACTCGGTGTCGGCGTCGCGGGCCTGCAGGCATTGGCGACCGCTAAACGCTTGGGCGCCAAGACAACCGGATACGACGTACGCCCCGAGGTCGCCGAACAGGTCCGCTCGGTCGGCGCGCAGTGGCTCGATCTGGGGATCGACGCCGCAGGCGAGGGCGGGTACGCGCGTGAACTCAGCGAGGCTGAGCGTGCGCAACAGCAGCAGGCGCTCGAGGACGCGATCACCAAGTTCGACATCGTGATCACGACCGCGCTGGTGCCCGGCCGTCCCGCACCGCGTCTGGTGACCGCCGCCGCGGCCACCGGTATGCAACCGGGAAGCGTCGTCGTCGATCTCGCCGGCGAGACCGGCGGCAACTGTGAGCTCACCGAGCCGGGACGCACCATCGTCCACCACGGCGTCACGATCACCTCGCCGCTGAACCTGCCCGCGACCATGCCCGAGCACGCCAGCGAGTTGTACGCCAAGAACGTGACCGCCCTGCTCGATCTGCTGCTCACCGACGACGGCGTCGCCCCCGATTTCACCGACGAGATCGTCGCTGCCTCCTGCATCACCCGCACCGAAGGGGACATCTGA